A genome region from Sardina pilchardus chromosome 22, fSarPil1.1, whole genome shotgun sequence includes the following:
- the LOC134070041 gene encoding cytochrome c oxidase assembly factor 3 homolog, mitochondrial: MADQGSKGGSDAEFAKRIDPAKESLTREQMQFIQHVEVEQWKKRSQKLRGRNILTGLAIAAVVTGIYAYTIHAVKQERIMDEIDEEAKFIRAQVSKAEAK, encoded by the exons ATGGCTGATCAAGGCAGTAAAGGGGGCTCGGACGCTGAATTTGCCAAGAGAATTGACCCAGCAAAGGAGAGTCTGACGCGTGAACAGATGCAGTTCATCCAGCATGTGGAAGTCGAACAGTGGAAGAAGAGATCACAGAAGCTACGGGGTCGAAATATCCTCACGGGCCTTGCAATTGCCGCTGTGGTCACGGGCATCT ATGCCTACACGATCCACGCGGTGAAACAAGAGAGGATCATGGACGAAATTGATGAGGAGGCCAAATTTATCAGAGCGCAAGTGTCTAAGGCAGAGGCCAAATGA